From a single Peromyscus maniculatus bairdii isolate BWxNUB_F1_BW_parent chromosome 4, HU_Pman_BW_mat_3.1, whole genome shotgun sequence genomic region:
- the Gcg gene encoding pro-glucagon — protein sequence MKNIYIVAGFFIMLVQGSWQHSLQDTEEKPRSFSASQTDLLEDPDQISEDKRHSQGTFTSDYSKYLDSRRAQDFVQWLMNTKRNRNNIAKRHDEFERHAEGTFTSDVSSYLEGQAAKEFIAWLVKGRGRRDFPEEVKIVEEGRRHADGSFSDEMNTILDNLATRDFINWLIQTKITDK from the exons atgaagaacattTACATTGTGGCTGGATTTTTTATAATGCTGGTGCAAGGCAGCTGGCAGCATTCCCTTCAGGACACAGAGGAGAAACCCAG ATCATTCTCAGCTTCCCAGACAGACCTGCTAGAGGACCCTGATCAGATCAGTGAAGACAAACGCCATTCACAGGGCACATTCACCAGCGACTACAGCAAATACCTGGACTCCCGCCGTGCCCAAGATTTCGTGCAGTGGTTGATGAACACCAAGAGGAACAG GAACAACATTGCCAAACGTCACGATGAGTTTGAGAGGCATGCTGAAGGGACCTTTACCAGCGATGTGAGTTCTTACTTGGAGGGCCAAGCGGCAAAGGAATTCATTGCTTGGCTggtgaaaggcagaggaaggcgagA CTTCCCAGAAGAAGTGAAGATTGTTGAAGAAGGCCGCAGACATGCTGACGGCTCCTTCTCTGACGAGATGAACACGATTCTCGATAATCTTGCCACCAGGGACTTCATCAACTGGCTGATTCAAACCAAAATCACTGACAAGTAA